The stretch of DNA AGTGGCGCGTGGCGGCACGCGGTCGTCGCCGGGATCGCGGGCGTGGTCAGCATGGTGCCCCAGGGGCTGGTGCTTCTGACCTCCGTCAACTTCGCCACCGCCTCCCTGGCCCTGGCCAGGCGCAACGTCCTGGTCCAGGAGCTGCCCGCCGTCGAGGTCCTGGCCCGGGTCGACACCCTGTGCCTGGACAAGACCGGTACCATCACCACCGGCCGCATCCGCCTGGGTGAGATCCTGGGGGCCGACGGCGGCCAGGCGCCGCCCGATATGCTCTCAGCACTCGCCGTGCTCAGCACCGTGGGGGACGCCAATACTACCGCCGACGCCATCAGGGAGGGGCTCAGGGAGCCCGAGCATCTCGGTGAGCAGGGCATGAAGAAGGCGCTGACGGCGGCCGGAGAGGGGGATCCTGGCCGCATCGAGTCGGTTCCCTTCTCGTCGCGCCGTAAGTGGTCCGCGTTCAGTGACAACGCCTCTGAGACCACCTGGGTGCTCGGGGCCCCCGAGATCGTCCTGGCGAATCACAGCGAGCCGGTCCTGGAACGTGCTCGCCAGATCGCCGCTCGGGGAGTGCGCGTCGTCGCCCTGGCCCGCTCGAACTCGACCTGGACGCTGGCCCCGGGGGAGGACGAGCCGCAACTGCCTGAGAGTCTGGAGGCCGCCGGGATCATCGTCCTCATCGAGGAGATCCGCCCCGACGCCGAGGAGACCCTCGCCTATTTCCGTCTGCAGGGCGTGGAGGCCAAGGTCATCTCCGGCGACAGTCCCGAGACGGTGGCCGCCGTCGCCCGCCAAGCCGGAGTCACCGCACCCGACGGCGGCGAGCTCGTGGTCCTGGACGCGCGCACCCTCCCGGCGGGGTCGGGCAGCGGACAGGAGACGGACGAGGATCTGGAGCGCCTGGCCGACGCGGTGGAGGGGGCCAGTGTCCTGGGCCGGGTGACGCCCGAGCAGAAGCGGGCACTGGTGCGAGCGCTGAAGTCGCACGGTCACGTCGTCGCGATGACCGGGGACGGTGTCAACGACGCCCTGGCCCTCAAGGACGCCGACCTGGGGATCGCCATGGGCAACGGGGCACCGGCCACGAAGGCAGTGGCCCGTCTTGTGCTGCTCAAGGGGCAGTTCTCCGCCCTGCCCGGGGTCGTGGCCGAGGGGCGCCGCGTCATGGCCAATACCGAGCGCATCGCCTCCCTGTTCCTGGCCAAGACCATCTACGCCTCGCTCATCGCCGTGGTCGTGGCGGCCACGGCGGTCGCCTACCCCTTCCTGCCGCGCCAGCTCACCGTCGTCTCCTCGCTGACGATCGGGATCCCCGCCTTCGTCCTGGCCATGGCTCCGAGCTCGCAGCGCTACCGGAAAGGATTCCTGGGGAGGGTCCTCAGCCTGTGCGTGCCCGCAGGCATCATGGCGGGAACCGTCACCCTGGCCACCTACCTCTGGCTGACCCTCACTCACGCTCCCCGCGCCCAGGTGACGACGGCGACAACCCTGGTCCTCATCACGTGCGGGCTGTGGTTACTCACGCTCACCGCTCGGCCACTGACGAGCTGGCGGCTGGGACTCGTCGTGCTCATGGGGTCGATCGTGCTCCTGGGCGTCGTCGCACCACCGGTGCGCGCCTTCTTCCTCCTAGCCTGGCCCACCCCTGGGGTGTGGTGGGTCATCCTGCTCATGGCCTGTCTGGCCATCGTCGGAATCGAACTGGTTCACTTCGTACGGCGCCGGATCGTGCGAGATCGGAGCTAGGAGACGGCTACCTTGCCGCGACGAGGCGGAGCCAGCCGCTGCGGGGGTGGACGCTGACGTCCACGGTGACGAACCCGGCCTCGTAGGCGAGGCTGGTGAGGGTATCGCCGTCAGGGACGTTCATCCCCAGTCGCTCCGCCCACTGCCCTGCCGCCGACCGGTCGGCGTACTCGTTGGCGATCACCAGCCGTCCGCCATGACCCAGGACACGGTGGACCTCAATGAGGCCGGCCTGCAGGTCCGGCCAGAAGTAGGTGGTCTCAAAGGCCGTCGCCACGTCGAAGAGGCCATCACGGAAGGGCAGGTGATCAGCAGAGCCCTCTACGACCCGTAGGCGTCCGGAGAGGACAGAGGCGCGGTTGACGCGGCGGGTCGTCTCAACCGCCTCGGGGGAGTGGTCGATGCCGGCGACCTCGCGGCGAGTCTCCGCAAGAATCCGGGCAATGGCCCTACCACCCCCGCAGCCGACGTCCAGCACCTTGTCACTGGGCTGGATTCCCGCAGCCCGAAGCCCCCACCGGTGCAGGCGAGCGTGTCCGATGTTCATGCCGCGCAGAAGGAGACGTACTGTCAGGGACGAGGGACGGGAGAACTGGGACTCGGTCGGTGTGGTGGAGGATGTGGGGTGCTCGGAGGAAGACACGGCACCATGCTCACAGCCGAAACGGACGGGAGCAAGGTCCGTCAGCACAGTGTGGACCGTGCGGACGGTCATCAACAGTACGGACTGGCGGAGGAGCGGCTCAGGCCAGGACCCCGATGACCGGGTTCCACTCGCGCGGGAGGCGCTCGGTGATGTAGCCGGCCTGGTGGAAGGGGTCGTCCTCAAGCAGGGCCAGCGCGCCGGCCTCGTCGTCGGCCCGCACGACGATGAGGGCGTCGTGGGTGCCCACGTAGGGGCCGGCGGCCAGCAGCCTGCCCTCATCGGCCAGACGACCGTTGAATGCGCGGTGCGAGGGACGCACGGCGGCCATCTCCTCATCCTTGTCAGTGACGTAGCGGTACTCGACGGCGTAGATCTTGCTCATGGCCTCAGCATAGGGCTGGCAGTGCCAGCCGTGGCCCGAAACACAAACGCGTGGGTATTCTTCCGACGTCCTTTCCGGCATCGTTGCGATGAGACGTGTCGAACACGTGTGCGATCACGCGGTGCCGGCGACAAGCCCCTAGACTCGAATCCCGTGAACGACTCTCTCATCATCCGTGGGGCCCGCGAGCACAATCTCAAGGGCGTGGACCTGGACCTGCCACGAGACACGATGATCGTCTTCACCGGCCTGTCCGGCTCGGGCAAGTCCTCGCTCGCCTTCGACACGATCTTCGCCGAGGGGCAGCGCCGCTACGTGGAGTCCCTGTCCTCCTACGCCCGTCAGTTCCTGGGCCAGATGGACAAACCCGACGTCGAGCTCATCGAGGGCCTGAGCCCGGCTGTGTCCATCGACCAGAAGTCCACCTCGCGCAACCCCCGATCCACGGTGGGTACGGTGACGGAGGTCTACGACTACCTGCGCCTGCTCTACTCTCGCGCGGGCGTCCAGCACTGCCCCGTCTGCGACGCGGTCATCTCCTCCCAGACCCCGCAGCAGATCGTCGACCAGGTCCGCTCCCTGCCCGAGGGCACCCGCTTCCAGGTACTCGCCCCCGTGGTGCGGGGCCGCAAGGGCGAGTACTCCGAGCTCTTCACCGAGCTGCGCGGACGCGGTTTCAACCGGGTGCGCGTCGACGGCGCCTCCGAGCGCCTCGACACCCCACCGACGCTCAACAAGCGTCTCAAGCACGACATCGAGGTCATCGTCGACCGCCTCGTCGTACGTGACGGCATTCGTCAGCGCCTCACCGACTCGGTCGAGACGGCGCTCGGTCTGGCCGAGGGGCTGGTCATCATCGAGCAGGTCGACCTGCCTGACGATGATCCCGACAGGGAACGCCGCTACTCCGAGAAGCGCGCCTGTCCCAACGAGCACCCCCTGGCCCTCGACGAGATGGAGCCACGCACCTTCTCCTTCAACGCCCCCTACGGCGCCTGCCCCGCCTGCACGGGTATCGGGACTCGGCTCGAAGTGGACCCCGAGCTCGTCGTCCCCGATGAGGAGCGCACCCTGGCCGAGGGCGCCGTCGCCCCCTGGTCGAGCCACCAGAAGTACTTCACCCGTCAGCTCGAGGCCCTGGGCAAGGAGCTCTCCTTCGACGTCGACACCCCCTGGCGCGCACTGCCGGCGCGCGCCCGGGAGGCGATCCTGCGAGGCAAGGACTACGAGGTCAAGGTCACCTACCGCAACCGCTGGGGACGCGAACGCATCTACTCCACCGGATTCGAGGGCGTGCTCGACTACGTCATGCGCAAGCACGATGAGACCGAGTCCGACTGGTCCCGCGAGCGCTACCAGGCCTATATGCGCGAGATCCCCTGCCCCGTCTGCGACGGAGCCCGGCTCAAACCTGAGGTACTGGCCGTGCGTGTGGGCGGGCTCTCCATCGCCCAGCTGTGCGAGCTGCCCATCAGTGAGGCCCGAGACTTCCTCGCGGACCTCAACCTGACCGGCCAGGCCGCCCAGATCGCCGGCAGCGTCTTGACCGAGATCAACGCGCGCCTCGGCTTCCTGGTGGATGTGGGCCTGGACTACCTCAGCCTGGCCCGCGGTGCTGCCACGCTCTCCGGAGGCGAGGCCCAGCGCATCCGCCTGGCCACCCAGATCGGCTCAGGCCTGGTAGGCGTCCTCTACGTCCTGGACGAGCCCAGTATCGGCCTGCACCAGCGCGACAACACCCGCCTCATCGAGACCCTCCAGCGACTGCGGGACCTGGGCAACACACTCATCGTCGTCGAGCACGACGAGGACACCATCCGCTCGGCCGACTGGATCGTTGACATCGGCCCCGGAGCCGGCGAGCTGGGCGGTGAGGTCGTCTACTCCGGCGACGTCGCGGGCCTGGTTGGAGCCGAGGGATCCGTCACCGGCGACTACCTGGCCAGGCGGCGCCAGATCGAGATCCCCAGCGAGCGGCGCAAGCGGGACAAGAACCGCGAGGTCACCGTCGTCGGCGCCCGGGAGAACAACCTCAAGGACGTCACCGTTTCCTTCCCACTCGGCGTGCTGACCGCCGTGACGGGTGTGTCCGGCTCGGGCAAGTCCTCCCTGGTCAACTCCATCCTCTACCAGGTGCTCGCCAACCGGCTCAATCGTGCGCGTGGCGTGCCCGGAAGGCATAAGACGGTCCGAGGAGTCGACCACCTCGACAAGGTCGTCCACGTCGACCAGTCGCCGATCGGGCGCACCCCCAGGTCCAATCCCGCCACCTACACCGGGGTATGGGACCACATCCGCAAGATCTTCGCAGCCGTGCCCGAGTCGAAGGTCCGCGGATACGGGCCTGGGCGCTTCTCCTTCAACGTCAAGGGCGGGCGCTGCGAGTCCTGCAAGGGAGACGGCACGCTCAAGATCGAGATGAACTTCCTGCCCGACGTCTACGTGCCCTGCGAGGTCTGCCACGGCGCCCGATACAACCGGGAGACCCTGGAGATCCGCTACAAGGACAAGACGGTTGCCGATGTCCTGGACATGACCATCCACCAGGCCGCGGATTTCTTCTCGGCCTCCTCGGTCATCTCCCGCCACCTCAATACCCTGGTCGAGGTGGGGCTGGGATACGTGCGGCTGGGGCAGTCGGCCACCACGCTCTCCGGTGGTGAGGCCCAGCGCGTCAAGCTCGCCACCGAGCTCCAGCGTCGTTCCACCGGCAGGACCATCTATGTCCTCGATGAGCCGACCACCGGCTTGCACTTCGAGGACATCCGCAAGCTGCTCGGAGTGCTCCAGGGGCTGGTGGACAAGGGCAACTCCGTGGTGGTCATCGAGCACAACCTGGACGTCATCGCCAACTCCGACTGGGTCATCGATATGGGGCCCGAGGGCGGCAAGGGCGGAGGAACCGTCGTCGTCACCGGAACGCCGGAGAAGGTCGCGGCCACGGAGGCGTCCTACACCGGGCAGTTCCTGGCGCCGATGCTTGAGTCCGCCCGCCGCTAACGCTCTGTCCGCACGGATCAGGCTCAGGCGGGTGGCTCAAGGACAGTGGCCCGCTGTTCCCCGGCCTTCTGAGGGCCCTTCAGCGCTCTCAGCGCCGTCGCCGTGCTCACGACGCTGCTCCTGGGCGTAGCGGTTGTAGAGCAGTGAGAGGACGAAGCAGACGATGCCTGCGGCCGCGAGCGAGACGACTCGAACGATCGAGTTCTGCGAGGCCATGTCGATGCCGGCGAGCTTGAGCACGGACAGGAGCACCAAGGTGAGTCCATAGTGGCGCAGGATCGTCAGGCGCGCCTTGAACCCGAAGACGATGCAGGCTCCGCCGGTCAGCAGCACCAGCACCGACACGAGCACCGAGCCCGGTCCGATGCCGGTGGCCACGATGACCGAGAACCACATGAGCAAGGAGTCTCCGATCGCAAGGCTCAGGCACACCTCCGCGCGTCGTCCCCATGGAATCAGGAGCCATGTGGCGGTCGCACCCAGCCCCAGGGCGACAGCAACCAGGACCACCGTCCAGGTTGAGGAGGTCAGGTCCTCAGCCCACGACAGCGTCACGATGGCTGTGACGGTGACAAGCCCCGAGACGATCCAGGACGGTGCCGGCGCCCCAACCAACGAGCTGTGTGGGTCAGGCAGAGCTTCGCCCTGCGGGCCCACCCGGTAACGGGATCCCCGGCACTGACCGCTGAGCACTAGAAGAGGCGTGGCCCGGCTGGAGAAGGCCCCCAGGGCGATGAATGCGATCAGGATCAGACCTGTAACCATGTGGAGGGCCGCCCGGGCACTCTGGGAATGATCGTCCACAAGACCGCTTGCCAGTGTCGGAGTGAGAACTGAGAGGTTGAAGACGATTGCGGCCAGTGCCAGCCGCAGGGCCAGTACCCGAGGCTGTGTGCGTGACGGCGCAGCACTCGCTGCGGGGGCCGGCGTGCTTCGCGCGACTCGATCGCCGAGCCCCTCAGTCACGACCACCATGAGCACGGATATCGCAACGGAGCCAATGAGGGACAGGATCTCGCCTCGGGAGTACGCAGTTGCAGGAAGTGTGAGGATCGGTGCGGTACCGAGGAGGGCCAGGATCGGAGCCGGCTCCACTCGCCCATCCACGATCGCGGGGAGCAAGCAGAGCATCGCGGTGACGACGACGAAGAGATACACCCGGGGATCGTTGATGATCGTCATCCCGACGAGTGCGATGGGGAAGATCGACACCTCGTGTCCGATTGCCATGGCGCTGCGCCACCGGTCCGGACTGCGAGGCGCGAGAACCGCGAGCGCGGCTCCAGCCAGCAGCAGGAGCTGAAGGATGAAGGTCGCGATGACAGTGGAATGTGCCAGATCAAGGCTCATCTGCTTCGTCAGCAGGTTTGAGTACGCGATCAGAAGGACCAGGGCAGCCAGGCCCCAGTCCCAGCCTGCAGCCTTGATACCGATGCTCCACAGTCGCCTGCCGGCGTGCATCATCTGGCTGACCAGCAGCAGGCACAGGGCCAGAACGATACCG from Actinomyces sp. Marseille-P3109 encodes:
- a CDS encoding HAD-IC family P-type ATPase — protein: MSTTNLPEAPVTGLSAVQVAERVSAGRTNEYRERTSRSAAQILRANVFTIFNGILGVALVLVLALGHWADALFGFVLLLNTATGTLAEIRAKRALDRLAVLETPRAVVLRDGAEKEVTVGEVVIDDVVRLSAGQQVPADGEVITSDGLEIDESILTGESRPVRPESGAQVMSGTTVTAGTGLFRTTAVGGDAYAHRLAREARRYSLVVSELQAGTNRVLHWISWAIVPVALVLMWSQLRLSGSISEAWSSGAWRHAVVAGIAGVVSMVPQGLVLLTSVNFATASLALARRNVLVQELPAVEVLARVDTLCLDKTGTITTGRIRLGEILGADGGQAPPDMLSALAVLSTVGDANTTADAIREGLREPEHLGEQGMKKALTAAGEGDPGRIESVPFSSRRKWSAFSDNASETTWVLGAPEIVLANHSEPVLERARQIAARGVRVVALARSNSTWTLAPGEDEPQLPESLEAAGIIVLIEEIRPDAEETLAYFRLQGVEAKVISGDSPETVAAVARQAGVTAPDGGELVVLDARTLPAGSGSGQETDEDLERLADAVEGASVLGRVTPEQKRALVRALKSHGHVVAMTGDGVNDALALKDADLGIAMGNGAPATKAVARLVLLKGQFSALPGVVAEGRRVMANTERIASLFLAKTIYASLIAVVVAATAVAYPFLPRQLTVVSSLTIGIPAFVLAMAPSSQRYRKGFLGRVLSLCVPAGIMAGTVTLATYLWLTLTHAPRAQVTTATTLVLITCGLWLLTLTARPLTSWRLGLVVLMGSIVLLGVVAPPVRAFFLLAWPTPGVWWVILLMACLAIVGIELVHFVRRRIVRDRS
- a CDS encoding class I SAM-dependent methyltransferase gives rise to the protein MNIGHARLHRWGLRAAGIQPSDKVLDVGCGGGRAIARILAETRREVAGIDHSPEAVETTRRVNRASVLSGRLRVVEGSADHLPFRDGLFDVATAFETTYFWPDLQAGLIEVHRVLGHGGRLVIANEYADRSAAGQWAERLGMNVPDGDTLTSLAYEAGFVTVDVSVHPRSGWLRLVAAR
- a CDS encoding YciI family protein; translation: MSKIYAVEYRYVTDKDEEMAAVRPSHRAFNGRLADEGRLLAAGPYVGTHDALIVVRADDEAGALALLEDDPFHQAGYITERLPREWNPVIGVLA
- the uvrA gene encoding excinuclease ABC subunit UvrA → MNDSLIIRGAREHNLKGVDLDLPRDTMIVFTGLSGSGKSSLAFDTIFAEGQRRYVESLSSYARQFLGQMDKPDVELIEGLSPAVSIDQKSTSRNPRSTVGTVTEVYDYLRLLYSRAGVQHCPVCDAVISSQTPQQIVDQVRSLPEGTRFQVLAPVVRGRKGEYSELFTELRGRGFNRVRVDGASERLDTPPTLNKRLKHDIEVIVDRLVVRDGIRQRLTDSVETALGLAEGLVIIEQVDLPDDDPDRERRYSEKRACPNEHPLALDEMEPRTFSFNAPYGACPACTGIGTRLEVDPELVVPDEERTLAEGAVAPWSSHQKYFTRQLEALGKELSFDVDTPWRALPARAREAILRGKDYEVKVTYRNRWGRERIYSTGFEGVLDYVMRKHDETESDWSRERYQAYMREIPCPVCDGARLKPEVLAVRVGGLSIAQLCELPISEARDFLADLNLTGQAAQIAGSVLTEINARLGFLVDVGLDYLSLARGAATLSGGEAQRIRLATQIGSGLVGVLYVLDEPSIGLHQRDNTRLIETLQRLRDLGNTLIVVEHDEDTIRSADWIVDIGPGAGELGGEVVYSGDVAGLVGAEGSVTGDYLARRRQIEIPSERRKRDKNREVTVVGARENNLKDVTVSFPLGVLTAVTGVSGSGKSSLVNSILYQVLANRLNRARGVPGRHKTVRGVDHLDKVVHVDQSPIGRTPRSNPATYTGVWDHIRKIFAAVPESKVRGYGPGRFSFNVKGGRCESCKGDGTLKIEMNFLPDVYVPCEVCHGARYNRETLEIRYKDKTVADVLDMTIHQAADFFSASSVISRHLNTLVEVGLGYVRLGQSATTLSGGEAQRVKLATELQRRSTGRTIYVLDEPTTGLHFEDIRKLLGVLQGLVDKGNSVVVIEHNLDVIANSDWVIDMGPEGGKGGGTVVVTGTPEKVAATEASYTGQFLAPMLESARR
- a CDS encoding DUF2339 domain-containing protein; the protein is MSIPPNVGPNVALLLQRLDLIEKKVDWVAQRVSWLTYSAAPTSAEGEQLPADGSIPQASLSEAAESFVAIDDDAAEPLSTDGSTMAKPTPPVSTPAPGSDAETSYEMLDGPFAETVEDGTSQDEEAARPAPAQASASHREPSAEEPVVRRHEAAGHVQSEHDSESWTSPGSTGYAAAPSNRGGASEPNQGLVADTSHVHATDAGELPSWARRATQEGNLGRYLLSGAAAVLVLSAGVSLLALVWNSIPDPVKILTLALIAVAMTTAGARLGISRPRYRVAAATITGTGGGLGFVSIVGAVLLDGMLSPEPALVLMACWGLVLLVVSHLTRVLFTAVVSTIGALMTIGFAFSHVTHQPSTAIVTWLMISVYVAVLALTCATLSRGTERMRLAAWYPTTSVVATVAALVFAPISPMLRVSSVGGTGIVLALCLLLVSQMMHAGRRLWSIGIKAAGWDWGLAALVLLIAYSNLLTKQMSLDLAHSTVIATFILQLLLLAGAALAVLAPRSPDRWRSAMAIGHEVSIFPIALVGMTIINDPRVYLFVVVTAMLCLLPAIVDGRVEPAPILALLGTAPILTLPATAYSRGEILSLIGSVAISVLMVVVTEGLGDRVARSTPAPAASAAPSRTQPRVLALRLALAAIVFNLSVLTPTLASGLVDDHSQSARAALHMVTGLILIAFIALGAFSSRATPLLVLSGQCRGSRYRVGPQGEALPDPHSSLVGAPAPSWIVSGLVTVTAIVTLSWAEDLTSSTWTVVLVAVALGLGATATWLLIPWGRRAEVCLSLAIGDSLLMWFSVIVATGIGPGSVLVSVLVLLTGGACIVFGFKARLTILRHYGLTLVLLSVLKLAGIDMASQNSIVRVVSLAAAGIVCFVLSLLYNRYAQEQRREHGDGAESAEGPSEGRGTAGHCP